In a single window of the Novosphingobium sp. IK01 genome:
- a CDS encoding DODA-type extradiol aromatic ring-opening family dioxygenase yields MQQPVLFLSHGGGPWPWLDGPFRRGFDWLEASLKAIPAQLPEKPRAVLVASGHWEEPRFTVSTAAMPGMVYDYYGFPEHTYHIRYPAPGAPELAERVVDLAQGAGIAMGRDPVRGYDHGTFSMLQPIWPEADVPVLSLSLRADYDPAAHLALGHALAPLRDEGVLIIGSGFSFHNLRHFNAGAAAPSAAFDAWLRHTLTEVSPAQREARLLHWDQAPAARICHPREDHLIPLMVAVGAAGNEQGLCIYSEDQMRGGISASSYRFGGDLAPSRFDLIGAHARA; encoded by the coding sequence ATGCAGCAACCGGTTCTCTTCCTCTCGCACGGGGGCGGCCCCTGGCCCTGGCTCGACGGGCCGTTCCGGCGCGGGTTCGACTGGCTCGAAGCCTCGCTCAAGGCGATCCCCGCGCAATTGCCCGAAAAGCCGCGCGCGGTGCTGGTCGCCTCGGGGCACTGGGAGGAACCGCGCTTCACCGTCTCGACGGCAGCCATGCCGGGGATGGTCTACGACTATTACGGCTTCCCCGAGCACACCTATCACATCCGCTACCCCGCCCCCGGCGCACCCGAACTGGCCGAACGCGTGGTCGATCTGGCCCAAGGCGCCGGGATCGCCATGGGCCGCGATCCGGTGCGGGGCTATGACCATGGCACGTTCTCGATGCTGCAACCGATCTGGCCCGAGGCCGATGTGCCGGTGCTCAGCCTGTCGCTGCGCGCCGACTACGACCCGGCGGCGCATCTGGCGCTCGGCCATGCGCTTGCCCCCTTGCGCGACGAGGGCGTGCTGATCATCGGTTCGGGGTTCAGCTTCCACAACCTGCGCCATTTCAACGCAGGGGCAGCGGCCCCTTCGGCGGCCTTCGATGCCTGGCTGCGCCATACGCTCACCGAAGTATCCCCTGCGCAGCGCGAAGCCCGCCTGCTGCACTGGGACCAGGCCCCCGCCGCACGCATCTGCCACCCGCGCGAGGATCACCTGATCCCGCTGATGGTCGCCGTGGGCGCCGCCGGCAACGAGCAGGGCCTGTGCATCTATTCCGAAGACCAGATGCGCGGCGGAATCAGCGCATCGAGCTATCGCTTCGGCGGCGACCTCGCGCCCAGCCGGTTCGACCTCATCGGCGCCCACGCCAGAGCCTGA